Genomic DNA from Leucobacter triazinivorans:
ATCCGATCGCCGAGACGATGAAGCCGATCTGGCCGGTCCACTCTGCGCGCGGCTGGGTCGCCGATGAGACGGTCGTGCTCTGGGGCATGGAGAGGTCTCCTTCATCGCTGTGGCCGGGATGCGTAGGCGAGCGTAGCAGGTCGCCCGACGGTTCACGCGGCGACGGGGCGCAGGCGCATCGAGTCGACCCGATCGGCGATGGTCGCGTCCGCGGCCCAGCGCCGCTGCACCTCGGCGACGAGTTCGCGCAGCGCATCGCGATCGAGGCCCGGACGGATCTCGAGGATCACGTCGATCTCCGGCGCGAGCAGGCGGGCCCCGGGATCCCCTGGCGCGAGCATCACGCCGGAGATCCGCGGATCGCGCCCGAGCGATGCGCGGAACGCGGCGAGCACCGCCGGGTCCGCCCACGCGGGCAGCACCCGCTCGCCCGTGGCCATGGCCTCGAGCTGGGTGCGGCGCACACCGATCTCGCGCTCGGCGGTTCCCGGGTCGACGATGATGAGGTCGGTCTGCTCCTGAGCCGCGGCGAGCGCGGCCTGGGGGCCGGGCACCGGGATGGGACGGGCCTGGGGGTTCCAGGCGCGCATCGTCGCGACCGAGCTGAACACCGGCATCACCCGGCGTCCGTCGGGAGACGCCACCGTCACGATCGAGAGCTCCTGCGACTTCTCGACCACTCGTCCCTCCGGGGTGAGACCGGTCTCGCCGGCCTCCGCGAGCAGCGGGATCAGCACCCGGCATCCCGAGAGCGCCTGCACCGCATCCGCGTGCGCACCGGCGAGACGCTGCAGCTCTTCGGCATCGCCGGCCCGGATCGGCCGCGCTGCCGCCGCGCGCACCGCGGCGACCGCTGCGGCGAGTGCGGGCGGCGTCGCACCGTCGTCGTCGGCGAACGCGGTGCCGTGGTGGTCGAAGCTGCGGCCGTCCCACGGAAACCCCGCCGAATCGGCGCTTCCGCCCGCGACGAGACTCTCGGGGACCCCCGTGGCCCGCGGGGCATCACCGGTGGAGGGAAGACGTTTGATCGCCATGGAGACGCAGGATCCCTACCTGCCTGCGACGTCCAGCGCCGCCGGGAGGGTGAACGCGCCGTCGTAGAGCGCCTTGCCCACGATGGCGCCCTCGACGCCGAGCGGCACGATCTCGCGCAGTGCCGCGAGGTCGTCGAGGCTCGACACCCCGCCCGAGGCGATCACCGGCCGGTCGGTGCGCGCGCAGACGCCCGTGAGCAGCTCGATGTTGGGGCCGCGGAGCGTGCCGTCCTTGGTGACGTCGGTCACCACGTAGCGGGGGCAGCTCGCGTCTTCGAGACGCTCCAGCACCTCCCAGATGTTGCCGCCCTCCTCGGTCCAACCGCGCGCGGCGAGGGTCTCTCCGCGCACGTCGAGCCCAACGGCGATCTGCTCGCCGTAACGCGCGATCACCGCGCGGGTCCACTCGGGGTTCTCGAGGGCGGCGGTACCGAGGTTGACCCGGCGGGCGCCCATCTCGAGCGCTGCCTCGAGGCTGGCGTCGTCGCGGATCCCACCCGAAAACTCGATGTTCACGTCGCCGGCGCGCTTGATGATCTTGCGGGCCACGGCCACGTTGCTCCCCCGGCCGAACGCGGCGTCGAGATCGACCAGGTGGATCCACTCGGCACCCTGCTCGATCCAGTCGAGCGCCGCGTCGACCGGGCTGCCGTAGTTGGTCTCCGTGCCGGCCTCGCCCTGGGTGAGGCGGACGGCCTTTCCGTCCACCATGTCGATGGCGGGCAGCAACTGCAGCTTGGGGCCGTGCGCGAGCTCGCTCATATCTACGGTCTCCTTCGGTATCGGTGTTCGAGAACGGGGTGCGGGCGTGGCGCGCCGGGATCGTCGCGATCGCGCCCGGGGAATGCTAGAGCGTGGAGATCCAGTTGCGCAGCAAGCGGATGCCGGCTTCACCGGACTTCTCGGGATGGAACTGCGTGGCGCTGAGCGGTCCGTTCTCGACGGCCGCGACGAACCGCTCGCCGTGCTCCGCCCAGGTGACGAGCGGCGCGGTCGCCCCGGCCGGCGCGACGGCCCCGGCCGGATCCGAGCGATGCGTCTCCGCGGTGCCGCCGGGACGCCCCCTGCCCTCGAGCGTCCACTCCGTCGCCGCGTAGCTGTGCACGAAGTAGAACCGCTCGCGTGCGATCCCTCGGAAGAGCACGGACGATTCGGGGGCCTCAACGGTGTTCCAGCCCATGTGGGGCAGCACCGGCGCCCGCAATTCGCGTACCGTGCCCGGCCACTGCCCGAGGCCTTCGGTCTCGACGCCTCGCTCGACTCCGCGCTCGAACATCACCTGCTCGCCGACGCAGATGCCGAGCACGGGCCGCCCGCCCGCGAGCCGGCGGTCGATCAGCTCGTCGCCCCGCACGGCGCGTAACTGCTGCATCACGGCATCGAAGGCGCCCACGCCGGGTACCAGCAGCCCATCGGCCTCTGCGACCGCCCGCGGATCGCGCGTCAGCTCGACCTCGGCACCGGCCAGTGCGAGCGCTTTGACCGCCGAGTGCACGTTGCCCGAGCCGTAGTCGAGCACCGCCACGCGAGGGCGCGACGACACACCGAGCGCGCCCGCGTGGGTCACAGGGCGCCCTTGGTCGACGGGATGCCGCTGACGAGCGGGTCGTTCGCCTTGGCCTCGCGCAGCGCGCGGGCGAACGCCTTGAACTCCGCCTCGGCGATGTGGTGCGGATCCCGCCCCTCGAGGAGCCTCACGTGCACGGTGAGGCGCGCGTTGAGCACCAGCGCCTCGAAGAAGTGTCGCACCATCGATCCCGTGAAGTGACCGCCGATCAGGTGGTACTCGAAGCCCGCGGGCTCGCCGGAGTGCACGAGGTACGGACGGCCGGAGATATCGACGACGGCCTGTGCGAGGGCCTCGTCGAGCGGCACGAGGGCGTCGCCGTATCGCGAGATGCCTCGCTTGTCGCCGAGCGCCTCGAGAATCGCCTGGCCGAGCAGGATTCCCGTGTCCTCAACGGTGTGGTGCACGTCGATGTGCACATCGCCCGTCGCCCGAACCGTGAGGTCGGAGAGCGAGTGCCGGGCGAGTGCCGTGAGCATGTGGTCGAAGAACGGCACCCCGGTATCGATGTCGGATTCACCCGTGCCGTCGAGGTCGAGGCTCAGGGTGATCTGCGACTCGCTCGTGGAGCGTTCGAGCGATGCGGTGCGTGCGAGGGCGGTCATACGCTCGATTCTATCGCTCTTCGGGGTGCCGAACCGCGCTCAGACGGCGGGGGTGAGCTCGGCGATCGCAGCGATCACCGCGGTGGTCTCCTCCTCGGTGCCCGCGGTGATGCGGAGGTGCCCGGGGATCCCGAGGTTCCGGATGAGGATGCCGCGCGCCCGCAGCGATTCGAAGACACCGTCGGGATCCGAGAACCCGCCGACCAGCAGGAAGTTCGCCCCGGAAGGGTGCACGTCGTAGCCGAGGTCCGAGAGCGCCTGCGCGAGTCGATCGCGCTGATCGCGGATGTCGGCGACGGTGGCCAGCATCTCACCGGAGTGCCGCATCGCGGCGGTCGCCGCCGCCTGCGTGAGCGCCGAGAGGTGGTAGGGCAGGCGCACGAGGCGGAGCGCGTCGACGACCGCGGGATCCGCCGCGAGATAGCCGAGGCGCACCCCCGCGAAGGCGAATGCTTTGCTCATGGTGCGTGAGACGAGCAAGCGATGACGGCCCGGCAGCAGCGCCACGGCGCTCTCGCGCTCGGCGTCGAACTCCTGATAGGCCTCGTCGACGATGAGGATCCCGTCGAACGCCCCGTAGGCCGCTTCGATCACCTCACGATCGAGCGGCGTGCCCGTCGGATTGTTCGGCCCGCAGAGGATCGCGATGTCGGGCCGGTGCTCGCGCAGCGCCTCGACGACGAGCTGCGGCGTGAGCGCGTAGTCCTCGGGACGGGGCACGGGAATCCACTCCGTGTCGGTGCCGGATGCGAGCAGCGGGTACATGGAATAGGTCGGGGTGAAGCTCAGCAGCGACCGGCCCGGCCCGCCGAAGGCCTGCAGGATCTGCTGCAGCACCTCGTTCGAGCCGTTCGCGGCCCAGAGCTGATCGACCGAGAGACCGTGACCCAGGTACTCCGCAAGCGCGGAGCGCAGCTCCGTGAACTCGCGATCCAGGTATCGGTTGACCCCACGCACGGCCCGGGCGAGCGATTCCGCAATGTCGGCGACGACCGCTTCCGGGATGGGATGGGTGTTCTCGTTGACGTTCAGGCTCACCGGCACGGGATCCTGCGGTGCGCCGTAGGGCTGCTTGCCGACGAGGTTGGCGCGGAGGGGCAGATCGCTCAAACTGGTCACCGGATCAGTCTATTGGGATACTGGGCGTATGACCTCGCCGCCGCTGCGCCTCCGCCTGCTCAACGACTACGAACTCGTGGTGATGGGCCTGCGCACGCTGCTGGCGCCGTTCCGCTCGCGGGTCGAGGTCGTCGAGGCCGACGTGCGCGAAACCGCCGACCAGCAGGTCGACCTCACGCTCTTCGACACCTTCGGGCGCCCGGGCGCCGGC
This window encodes:
- a CDS encoding SseB family protein; this translates as MAIKRLPSTGDAPRATGVPESLVAGGSADSAGFPWDGRSFDHHGTAFADDDGATPPALAAAVAAVRAAAARPIRAGDAEELQRLAGAHADAVQALSGCRVLIPLLAEAGETGLTPEGRVVEKSQELSIVTVASPDGRRVMPVFSSVATMRAWNPQARPIPVPGPQAALAAAQEQTDLIIVDPGTAEREIGVRRTQLEAMATGERVLPAWADPAVLAAFRASLGRDPRISGVMLAPGDPGARLLAPEIDVILEIRPGLDRDALRELVAEVQRRWAADATIADRVDSMRLRPVAA
- the priA gene encoding bifunctional 1-(5-phosphoribosyl)-5-((5-phosphoribosylamino)methylideneamino)imidazole-4-carboxamide isomerase/phosphoribosylanthranilate isomerase PriA; protein product: MSELAHGPKLQLLPAIDMVDGKAVRLTQGEAGTETNYGSPVDAALDWIEQGAEWIHLVDLDAAFGRGSNVAVARKIIKRAGDVNIEFSGGIRDDASLEAALEMGARRVNLGTAALENPEWTRAVIARYGEQIAVGLDVRGETLAARGWTEEGGNIWEVLERLEDASCPRYVVTDVTKDGTLRGPNIELLTGVCARTDRPVIASGGVSSLDDLAALREIVPLGVEGAIVGKALYDGAFTLPAALDVAGR
- the hisH gene encoding imidazole glycerol phosphate synthase subunit HisH is translated as MTHAGALGVSSRPRVAVLDYGSGNVHSAVKALALAGAEVELTRDPRAVAEADGLLVPGVGAFDAVMQQLRAVRGDELIDRRLAGGRPVLGICVGEQVMFERGVERGVETEGLGQWPGTVRELRAPVLPHMGWNTVEAPESSVLFRGIARERFYFVHSYAATEWTLEGRGRPGGTAETHRSDPAGAVAPAGATAPLVTWAEHGERFVAAVENGPLSATQFHPEKSGEAGIRLLRNWISTL
- the hisB gene encoding imidazoleglycerol-phosphate dehydratase HisB, with the protein product MTALARTASLERSTSESQITLSLDLDGTGESDIDTGVPFFDHMLTALARHSLSDLTVRATGDVHIDVHHTVEDTGILLGQAILEALGDKRGISRYGDALVPLDEALAQAVVDISGRPYLVHSGEPAGFEYHLIGGHFTGSMVRHFFEALVLNARLTVHVRLLEGRDPHHIAEAEFKAFARALREAKANDPLVSGIPSTKGAL
- a CDS encoding histidinol-phosphate transaminase; protein product: MTSLSDLPLRANLVGKQPYGAPQDPVPVSLNVNENTHPIPEAVVADIAESLARAVRGVNRYLDREFTELRSALAEYLGHGLSVDQLWAANGSNEVLQQILQAFGGPGRSLLSFTPTYSMYPLLASGTDTEWIPVPRPEDYALTPQLVVEALREHRPDIAILCGPNNPTGTPLDREVIEAAYGAFDGILIVDEAYQEFDAERESAVALLPGRHRLLVSRTMSKAFAFAGVRLGYLAADPAVVDALRLVRLPYHLSALTQAAATAAMRHSGEMLATVADIRDQRDRLAQALSDLGYDVHPSGANFLLVGGFSDPDGVFESLRARGILIRNLGIPGHLRITAGTEEETTAVIAAIAELTPAV